Proteins from a single region of Bremerella sp. JC817:
- a CDS encoding S8 family serine peptidase gives MKRGIKRQKRTRMQQIEALETRNLLTGDVAIDIPGTVTFADGVEQKSENEWTKFSTNLVSVVRQYNAQVTDPNYDGGDVTIDVRSTRVDGNTILIRAIAATTADAVIADLNELGATDTQSFGRIVSARITLDKIESLESVDSILSVAAVTTPTANAGLTTSQGDAVMQSDEVRASLGFDGTGISVGILSNSFDALGGMAGDIANDDLPANVTILKDVTDPADLVGSLPDEGRAMAQIVHDVAPGADILFYTAWESDLDFALGILALAAAGADIIVDDVGYANEPWFQDGIIAQAIDMVVAQGVSYFTAAGNSGTESYQAAYQPSVIIDDDLGELHDFDPGAGIDTRQSVTIPRGTYFALVLQWDQPFASAGGLGSQSDYDIYLLDDNDEVVASSVFANVGSDAIEFLEFDNDTGLTSFHIVISKFSGVDATMLKYNVWAADPGVTFNEYFTNSGTAVGHVTAKGAAAVGAAGFYDTPEFGTNPPVKQSYSSVGGVPTYYDTAGNRLSTFEIRMTPDFVGPDDGNNTFFAFDVVEDADSFPNFGGTSAAAPHVAAVAALMLQKNSSLTPENIYDILGATATDMATSGPDIQTGYGLVNALAAVNATPGTSSGGGDGGSSGSTDACGVALPEGTTSFAGAVGANFFASTHAILDGDQPGQLGYDYAILDYLRGKGTLAEIAKEDYSIAVVGNGLVNWSFSDGTTSATGYERTDFYNIDYFGIGDFEELLTHDLVIVLSGENAVTNGMTAVQMQYWADAESAITQAVNRLGLDLWVGASGGDDTYYEFLPSGTLASADFVNAAPPQNYMITAEGSMVGITDAMAEAAATGQYFTGYDSDLFRFEVRNDDEFISVGAQGIAFDNDQLVLASDVLGGVTSGILGTAFQDLNLNGVQDAGEAGIAGIRFFIDYNGDGQIGLCEPTATSDDLGRFVMRSAFSGEFQILPVPTAGYVVTTDTPITVTINPDGSAEASSEISFGVIAGTDSGDSGIGGTVPIADGAFLGDSPVVDDGVFFGNGIQIGTNTISITSSVEYSNTVLNAWIDLNKDGDFNDAGEQIFKNVHMQMGTHDYTFVIPSWVFDDSFLPEEARLAVDIRFRVGPTLNIAPDANDIFGEIEDYEIFISQDPDPGLYASNDIFEYEDDTAGQYFNVLANDSSYFNRTLTIVPGSVTNISPVLTPGLDITVSPDGTRILFDATGVIDLTEDITFQYTVQDTAGNTAIATVTLVTALDTSALPVNAVTSSSVATFFNSSGASPGDVNNDGILTGQDLASVIAELRTVGSRDLPEMGAATAGFKRFIDVNGDGRFNNADLIRLLSLMRQPITRTEGESYSDLASSTDSAIETMTESTSSSSTTSAVLTSSSSSKSSSASASNLVTIQPIVTDGSSSATGAILEGEGELSFEPSITDQTLAAFGEDQSDLLWSNDDGVDLLEEDSSDASDDLFADDEWQNELISL, from the coding sequence ATGAAACGTGGAATCAAACGCCAGAAACGAACCCGCATGCAACAGATCGAGGCGTTGGAAACCCGAAATCTGTTGACGGGTGATGTTGCGATCGACATTCCAGGGACGGTCACGTTCGCAGATGGCGTCGAGCAGAAGTCCGAGAACGAATGGACCAAGTTCAGCACGAACCTGGTCAGTGTCGTTCGGCAATATAATGCTCAGGTCACCGACCCCAACTACGATGGCGGCGACGTCACCATCGATGTTCGTTCGACCCGGGTCGACGGTAACACAATTCTTATTCGAGCAATTGCAGCGACCACGGCCGACGCCGTCATCGCTGATCTGAATGAACTCGGAGCCACCGACACGCAGTCGTTCGGCAGGATTGTTTCGGCTCGAATCACGCTCGATAAGATCGAATCCCTCGAATCGGTTGACAGCATTCTTTCGGTCGCCGCTGTGACCACCCCGACGGCCAATGCGGGGCTAACGACCAGCCAGGGCGACGCAGTAATGCAGTCGGATGAAGTCCGGGCCAGCCTGGGTTTTGATGGAACCGGCATCTCGGTCGGTATTCTGTCGAACTCGTTCGACGCGCTGGGCGGCATGGCGGGCGACATCGCTAACGACGACCTGCCAGCCAACGTCACCATTCTGAAAGACGTTACCGATCCAGCCGACCTCGTCGGCTCGCTGCCAGACGAAGGCCGCGCGATGGCTCAAATCGTGCACGATGTGGCCCCTGGTGCTGACATTCTGTTTTATACCGCATGGGAATCGGACCTCGACTTCGCCCTTGGTATCCTTGCCTTGGCCGCAGCTGGGGCGGACATCATCGTCGACGACGTTGGTTATGCCAACGAACCTTGGTTCCAGGACGGTATCATCGCCCAGGCGATCGATATGGTAGTTGCCCAGGGCGTTTCGTACTTCACCGCCGCTGGCAACTCGGGTACCGAAAGCTATCAGGCTGCTTACCAGCCAAGCGTGATCATCGACGATGATCTCGGCGAACTGCACGACTTCGATCCAGGTGCCGGTATCGATACCCGCCAAAGCGTTACGATTCCTCGGGGAACCTATTTTGCTTTGGTGCTGCAGTGGGATCAGCCATTCGCCTCGGCAGGCGGTCTTGGTTCGCAAAGCGACTACGACATTTACCTGCTGGACGACAACGATGAAGTCGTTGCCAGTTCGGTTTTCGCGAACGTGGGTTCGGACGCGATCGAATTTTTGGAATTCGACAACGACACCGGCCTGACGAGCTTTCACATCGTGATTTCTAAATTCTCCGGTGTTGACGCCACGATGCTGAAGTACAACGTCTGGGCTGCTGACCCGGGTGTCACCTTCAACGAGTACTTCACCAACAGCGGTACCGCCGTCGGTCACGTAACTGCTAAGGGAGCCGCTGCCGTTGGTGCTGCTGGCTTCTATGACACGCCAGAATTCGGTACGAATCCTCCGGTCAAGCAGTCGTACTCTTCGGTTGGTGGTGTTCCGACCTACTACGATACCGCCGGTAACCGACTCTCGACGTTCGAGATTCGTATGACGCCTGATTTCGTCGGCCCAGACGACGGCAACAATACGTTCTTTGCCTTCGATGTTGTTGAGGATGCCGATAGCTTCCCGAACTTCGGTGGTACCTCGGCCGCAGCTCCACACGTTGCCGCCGTTGCCGCGTTGATGCTGCAGAAGAACTCGAGCCTCACGCCTGAGAACATCTACGATATCCTTGGCGCGACGGCGACCGACATGGCCACCTCGGGCCCTGATATCCAGACCGGCTACGGTTTGGTCAACGCACTAGCCGCGGTGAATGCTACTCCAGGTACGAGTTCGGGCGGTGGTGATGGTGGTTCGTCTGGCTCAACAGACGCTTGCGGCGTCGCTCTGCCAGAAGGAACGACGTCCTTCGCCGGCGCGGTGGGTGCGAATTTCTTCGCCAGCACGCATGCGATCCTCGATGGCGACCAGCCAGGTCAACTTGGTTACGACTACGCGATCCTCGACTACTTGCGTGGTAAGGGAACGCTGGCGGAAATCGCCAAGGAAGACTATTCGATCGCTGTGGTCGGTAACGGTTTGGTGAACTGGTCGTTCTCCGATGGTACGACTTCGGCCACCGGTTACGAACGAACCGACTTCTATAATATCGACTACTTCGGTATCGGCGATTTTGAAGAGCTGCTGACTCACGACCTCGTGATCGTCCTGTCGGGCGAAAACGCCGTGACCAACGGTATGACTGCCGTTCAGATGCAGTACTGGGCCGATGCCGAATCGGCGATCACGCAAGCCGTGAATCGTCTGGGCCTCGATCTATGGGTTGGTGCTTCCGGCGGCGACGACACCTACTACGAGTTCCTGCCATCTGGCACGCTCGCCTCGGCTGACTTTGTCAACGCTGCTCCACCGCAGAACTACATGATCACCGCGGAAGGCAGCATGGTCGGCATCACCGATGCCATGGCGGAAGCAGCTGCGACCGGACAGTACTTCACCGGTTACGACTCGGACTTGTTCCGCTTTGAAGTCCGTAACGACGACGAATTCATTTCGGTTGGTGCCCAAGGCATCGCCTTCGACAACGACCAACTGGTCTTGGCTTCCGACGTGCTCGGTGGCGTGACTTCGGGCATTCTGGGGACGGCTTTCCAGGACCTGAATCTCAACGGTGTTCAGGACGCGGGTGAAGCGGGGATTGCCGGAATCCGATTCTTCATCGACTACAACGGTGACGGCCAGATCGGTCTTTGTGAACCAACCGCTACTTCGGACGATCTTGGTCGCTTCGTGATGCGATCGGCGTTCTCGGGCGAGTTCCAGATCTTACCGGTTCCGACCGCTGGCTATGTGGTCACGACCGATACGCCGATTACCGTCACAATCAATCCTGATGGTTCCGCAGAAGCGTCTTCCGAAATCAGCTTTGGCGTGATCGCCGGAACGGACTCGGGCGACAGTGGTATCGGTGGTACCGTTCCGATCGCCGATGGCGCCTTCCTGGGTGACAGCCCGGTTGTCGACGATGGTGTCTTCTTCGGAAACGGTATCCAGATCGGGACCAATACGATCAGCATCACGTCGAGTGTCGAATACTCGAATACCGTGCTGAATGCATGGATCGACTTGAACAAAGATGGCGACTTCAACGACGCCGGTGAACAAATCTTCAAGAATGTTCACATGCAAATGGGAACGCACGACTACACCTTCGTGATTCCATCGTGGGTGTTCGACGATTCGTTCCTGCCAGAAGAAGCTCGCCTGGCGGTTGATATCCGCTTCCGCGTTGGACCCACTTTGAACATCGCTCCTGATGCCAACGACATCTTCGGCGAAATCGAAGACTACGAGATCTTCATCTCGCAAGATCCCGATCCGGGTCTGTACGCCAGCAACGACATCTTCGAATACGAAGACGACACCGCCGGACAGTACTTCAATGTCCTGGCCAACGATAGCAGCTACTTCAACCGTACGCTGACGATCGTTCCTGGTAGCGTGACCAACATCAGTCCCGTTTTGACGCCTGGTCTCGACATCACGGTATCGCCAGATGGCACGCGAATCTTGTTCGACGCGACCGGCGTGATCGATCTGACCGAAGACATCACTTTCCAGTACACCGTTCAAGACACGGCCGGCAACACGGCAATTGCGACGGTAACTTTGGTGACTGCTTTGGATACTTCCGCACTCCCCGTGAATGCGGTTACCAGTTCGTCGGTGGCAACGTTCTTCAATTCGTCTGGGGCAAGCCCTGGCGACGTGAACAACGACGGCATTCTGACCGGCCAGGACCTGGCTTCGGTCATCGCGGAACTGCGAACGGTTGGTTCTCGTGACTTGCCAGAAATGGGGGCAGCGACCGCTGGCTTCAAGCGATTCATCGATGTGAACGGCGACGGTCGCTTCAACAATGCGGACTTGATTCGCTTGTTGTCCCTGATGCGTCAGCCAATCACGCGAACGGAGGGTGAATCCTACTCGGATCTGGCCTCTTCGACCGATTCGGCCATCGAAACGATGACGGAATCGACCTCGAGCAGTTCCACGACTTCGGCTGTGTTGACCTCGTCATCGAGCAGCAAGTCGAGCTCGGCTTCGGCCTCGAACCTGGTTACAATCCAGCCGATCGTCACCGACGGTTCGTCGTCAGCGACCGGTGCAATTCTGGAAGGTGAAGGGGAATTGTCCTTCGAGCCATCCATCACCGATCAAACCTTGGCTGCCTTCGGCGAAGATCAGTCCGATCTGCTCTGGTCGAATGATGACGGAGTCGATCTCTTGGAAGAAGATTCTTCGGATGCCAGCGACGACCTGTTCGCCGACGACGAATGGCAGAACGAGCTGATTAGCCTCTAA